From a single Camarhynchus parvulus chromosome 20, STF_HiC, whole genome shotgun sequence genomic region:
- the EIF6 gene encoding LOW QUALITY PROTEIN: eukaryotic translation initiation factor 6 (The sequence of the model RefSeq protein was modified relative to this genomic sequence to represent the inferred CDS: deleted 1 base in 1 codon) — MAVRASFENNNELGCFAKLTNAYCLVAIGGSENFYSVFEGELFGTIPVVHASIAGCRIIGRMCVGNRHGLLVPSSTTDQELQHIRNSLPDSVRIQRVEERLSALGNVTTCNDYVALVHPDLDRETEEILADVLKVEVFRQTVADQVLVGSYCVFSNQGGIVHPKTSIDDQDELSSLLQVPLVAGTVNRGSEVIAAGMVVNDWCAFCGLDTTSTELSVIESIFRLNEAQPSTIATNMRDSLIDSLT, encoded by the exons ATGGCGGTCCGCGCCAGCTTCGAGAACAACAATGAGCTGGGCTGCTTCGCCAAGCTCACCAACGCCTATTGCCTCGTGGCCATCGGCGGCTCCGAGAACTTCTACAG TGTGTTCGAGGGGGAGCTCTTCGGGACCATCCCGGTGGTTCACGCCTCCATCGCCGGCTGCCGCATCATCGGCAGGATGTGTGTGG GGAACAGGCACGGGCTGCTGGTGCCGAGCAGCACGAcagaccaggagctgcagcacatccGGAACAGCCTCCCCGACTCCGTGCGCATCCAGCGCGTGGAGGAG CGGCTCTCGGCCCTGGGCAACGTCACCACCTGCAACGACTACGTGGCCCTGGTGCACCCGGACCTGGACAGG GAGACAGAAGAGATCCTGGCAGATGTGTTGAAGGTGGAGGTGTTCAGACAAACCGTAGCAGACCAGGTGCTGGTTGGAAGTTACTGTGTGTTCAGTAACCAGGGAGGAATCGTGCACCCCAAGACTTCCATCGATGACCAGGATGAGCTCTCTTCTTTGCTGCAGGTCCCACTCGTG GCGGGCACGGTGAACCGCGGCAGCGAGGTGATCGCCGCGGGGATGGTGGTCAACGACTGGTGCGCCTTCTGCGGGCTGGACACCACCAGCACCGAGCTCTCCGTCATCGAGAGCATCTTCAGGCTCAACgaggctcagcccagcaccatCGCCACCAACATGAGGGATTCCCTCATTGACAG CCTGACATGA